The proteins below are encoded in one region of Tsuneonella sp. CC-YZS046:
- a CDS encoding hydrogen peroxide-inducible genes activator, with product MPSLRQLEYLVALEDTKHFGRAAGSVNVSQPTLSQQLKSLEVRLGVVLVERGESPAQLTPVGREIASRARRVLMQVDDIRALARRSVSGLAGTIRFGVTPTLGPYLIPAVIAQLHRAYPDMRLYIREGIPDDQIAELRRGALDMMLIPLPVGGSDLHVEPLFREPLHLVAASDDPLCARPLLRRGDLAGRQVLSLDPRHHFHSQAEEICGELNAELLRDYEGTSLDSLRQMAGSGLGLAILPELYLRSEAGGEDMVRRLAIADWSASRSIAAIWREGVAYSDSYRLVAEAIAREARAIMRKAL from the coding sequence ATGCCGAGCCTGCGTCAGCTCGAATATCTGGTGGCCCTTGAGGACACGAAACATTTCGGGCGCGCCGCCGGCTCGGTCAATGTGTCCCAGCCCACCCTCAGCCAGCAGTTGAAGAGCCTTGAGGTGCGTCTGGGTGTCGTTCTGGTCGAGCGCGGCGAAAGCCCGGCGCAGCTTACCCCCGTCGGGCGGGAGATCGCGTCGCGCGCGCGGCGCGTGCTGATGCAGGTGGACGATATCCGCGCGCTCGCGCGGCGGAGCGTGTCCGGCCTGGCCGGAACGATTCGCTTCGGGGTCACACCCACCCTCGGCCCCTATCTGATCCCCGCGGTGATCGCCCAGCTCCACCGCGCCTATCCCGACATGCGCCTCTATATCCGCGAAGGCATTCCCGACGACCAGATCGCCGAGCTGCGGCGCGGGGCGCTGGACATGATGCTGATTCCCCTGCCGGTGGGCGGCTCCGATCTCCATGTCGAACCCCTGTTCCGCGAGCCGCTCCACCTCGTGGCCGCTTCGGACGATCCGCTTTGCGCCAGGCCGCTGCTGCGCCGTGGCGATCTTGCCGGACGGCAGGTGCTCAGCCTCGATCCGCGCCATCATTTCCACAGCCAGGCCGAGGAAATCTGCGGCGAACTCAACGCGGAGCTGCTGCGCGACTATGAAGGCACCAGCCTCGACAGCCTGCGCCAGATGGCGGGATCGGGCCTGGGTCTCGCGATCCTGCCCGAGCTCTATCTTCGCTCCGAAGCGGGCGGTGAGGACATGGTGCGCCGCCTAGCCATCGCCGACTGGTCGGCAAGCCGCTCGATCGCGGCGATCTGGCGCGAAGGCGTGGCCTATTCCGACAGCTATCGGCTGGTCGCGGAGGCGATCGCGCGGGAAGCGCGGGCGATCATGCGGAAGGCGCTATAG
- a CDS encoding Bax inhibitor-1/YccA family protein: MADQGWSNVPGAGAARPAGVAFDAGLRQHMLGIYRNMGLALLVSAAVAWIVASTPAIYQPIFGTPLKWVAIFAPLAFVLFFSFRFEKMTLSGARTALFAFAALMGISLASVLLVFTGASIATTFLVAAVTFLSMSLWGYTTRADLTRFGSFLFMGLIGVVLASVINLFLQSGALQLVVSIIGVVVFTGLTAWDTQRAKADYIAHGASQQAEKLAVMSALSLYLNFVNLFQLLLHFTGVQREG; encoded by the coding sequence ATGGCCGATCAGGGTTGGAGCAACGTGCCGGGCGCGGGTGCCGCCAGGCCGGCCGGGGTCGCGTTCGACGCCGGTCTTCGCCAGCATATGCTGGGCATCTATCGCAATATGGGCCTGGCCCTGCTGGTCAGCGCTGCCGTGGCGTGGATCGTCGCGTCTACTCCGGCGATCTACCAGCCGATCTTCGGCACTCCGCTCAAATGGGTGGCGATCTTCGCGCCGCTCGCCTTCGTGCTCTTCTTCAGCTTCCGCTTCGAGAAGATGACCCTGTCCGGCGCGCGCACCGCGCTGTTCGCATTCGCAGCGCTGATGGGCATATCGCTGGCCAGCGTGCTGCTGGTGTTCACGGGCGCAAGCATCGCCACGACTTTCCTGGTCGCGGCGGTGACCTTCCTGTCGATGAGCCTGTGGGGCTATACCACCAGGGCCGATCTCACGCGCTTCGGCTCGTTCCTGTTCATGGGCCTGATCGGCGTGGTGCTGGCCAGCGTGATCAACCTCTTCCTGCAGTCCGGCGCGCTGCAGCTGGTGGTGTCGATCATCGGCGTGGTGGTGTTCACCGGCCTGACCGCCTGGGACACGCAGCGGGCCAAGGCGGATTACATCGCCCATGGCGCCAGCCAGCAGGCCGAGAAGCTAGCGGTGATGAGCGCGCTGTCGCTCTACCTCAACTTCGTGAACCTGTTCCAATTGCTGCTGCACTTCACCGGGGTCCAGCGCGAGGGCTGA
- a CDS encoding epoxide hydrolase, whose translation MSDAIRPFTIDIAEEQLEDLRRRLDLTRWPEAETVRDWSQGVPLAEARKLVDHWRNRYDWRRCEAALNRYPQFLTEIDGLDIHFLHVRSPNPDALPLILTHGWPGSVIEFMKCIGPLSDPAAHGGNPADAFHLVIPSLPGYGFSGKPKETGWKVQRIAKAWHILMTRLGYNRYVAQGGDWGAAVTTAMGMQRPEGLAAIHVNMPIVLPEGPYDDASPAELAMLEAMAYYARWDGGYSDQQASRPQTLGYGLADSPAGQAAWIYEKFWSWADCSGDPLNALSYDKMLDNIMLYWLPNTGTSSARLYWESFHGGFGAAELHIPTACSVFPKDIYAAPRSWAERCMHNLIYWNELDKGGHFAAFEQPELFVGELRKAFLSIR comes from the coding sequence ATGTCGGATGCCATCAGACCATTCACCATCGATATCGCCGAGGAGCAGCTCGAGGATCTGCGCCGGCGGCTCGACCTGACGCGATGGCCGGAAGCCGAAACCGTGCGGGACTGGAGCCAGGGCGTCCCCCTGGCCGAAGCGCGCAAGCTGGTCGATCACTGGCGCAACCGCTACGACTGGCGCCGCTGCGAGGCCGCGCTCAATCGGTATCCGCAGTTCCTGACCGAGATCGACGGGCTCGATATCCACTTCCTGCATGTCCGCTCGCCCAACCCCGATGCGCTGCCGCTGATCCTGACCCATGGCTGGCCCGGCTCGGTGATCGAATTCATGAAATGCATCGGGCCGCTCAGTGACCCGGCGGCCCATGGCGGCAATCCGGCCGATGCGTTCCATCTCGTGATCCCCTCGCTGCCCGGCTACGGCTTTTCGGGCAAGCCGAAGGAAACGGGCTGGAAAGTCCAGCGCATCGCCAAGGCCTGGCACATATTGATGACCCGGCTCGGCTATAACCGCTATGTGGCGCAAGGCGGGGACTGGGGCGCGGCGGTCACCACGGCCATGGGCATGCAGCGGCCGGAAGGGCTGGCCGCGATCCATGTCAACATGCCGATCGTCCTGCCGGAAGGCCCTTATGACGATGCCAGCCCGGCCGAGCTGGCGATGCTGGAAGCCATGGCCTATTACGCGCGCTGGGATGGCGGCTATTCCGACCAGCAAGCCAGCCGCCCACAGACGCTGGGCTACGGGTTGGCGGATTCTCCGGCGGGCCAGGCTGCCTGGATCTACGAGAAGTTCTGGAGCTGGGCGGATTGCAGCGGCGACCCGCTCAATGCGCTGAGCTATGACAAGATGCTGGACAATATCATGCTGTACTGGCTGCCCAATACCGGCACCTCGTCCGCGCGGCTCTATTGGGAGAGTTTTCATGGCGGCTTCGGCGCCGCCGAATTGCACATCCCCACCGCCTGCAGCGTTTTTCCCAAGGACATCTACGCCGCGCCGAGAAGCTGGGCGGAGCGCTGCATGCATAATCTGATCTACTGGAACGAGCTGGACAAGGGCGGCCATTTCGCCGCCTTCGAACAGCCGGAACTGTTCGTGGGCGAGCTGCGCAAGGCCTTCCTGTCCATTCGATAG
- a CDS encoding antibiotic biosynthesis monooxygenase, which yields MFIAMNRFQVIKGEEDAFAQVWLSRDTHLDGVPGFVEFHLLRGETQDDHTLFSSHTVWRSREDFEAWTRSDAFRAAHRNAGDNKPLYLGHPRFEGFEVLQTVKPG from the coding sequence ATGTTCATCGCCATGAACCGTTTTCAGGTCATCAAGGGAGAGGAAGACGCCTTCGCGCAGGTATGGCTGTCGCGCGACACGCATCTCGACGGCGTGCCCGGCTTCGTCGAATTCCATCTCCTGCGCGGCGAAACCCAGGACGATCATACGCTGTTCTCGTCCCACACCGTCTGGCGCTCGCGCGAGGATTTCGAAGCCTGGACCCGCTCGGACGCCTTCCGCGCCGCGCATCGCAACGCGGGTGACAACAAGCCGCTTTACCTGGGCCATCCGCGCTTCGAGGGATTCGAGGTGCTGCAAACCGTCAAGCCTGGATAA
- a CDS encoding sigma-70 family RNA polymerase sigma factor, whose product MHALVAKQDIGSLYASHADWLNDWLRRHTQCPQKAADLTQDTFCRLLEKADPDPIHVPRSYLATIARRLIVDDARRARVESAFLEVHALLAEGARQPGPDQIAEAVNELMAVTRALDALPERVRRAYLRSRLDGCSHAEIANELGVSKSMVKQYVARAYAHCYAAAYGAPHPD is encoded by the coding sequence GTGCATGCGCTCGTTGCAAAGCAGGATATCGGTTCCCTTTACGCTTCGCATGCAGACTGGCTGAATGATTGGCTTCGTCGGCACACGCAATGCCCACAGAAAGCGGCGGATCTGACGCAGGACACTTTCTGCCGGCTGCTGGAGAAGGCCGACCCTGATCCGATCCATGTGCCGCGCAGTTATCTTGCCACAATCGCACGCCGCCTGATTGTCGATGATGCGCGCCGCGCGCGGGTGGAAAGCGCTTTCCTCGAAGTCCATGCACTGCTCGCGGAGGGCGCGCGTCAGCCGGGGCCGGATCAGATCGCCGAAGCCGTCAACGAACTCATGGCGGTCACGCGGGCGCTCGACGCCTTGCCGGAGCGAGTCCGTCGCGCCTATCTGCGCTCGCGCCTCGATGGCTGCAGCCATGCCGAGATCGCGAATGAACTTGGCGTTTCGAAAAGCATGGTGAAGCAATATGTCGCGAGGGCATATGCGCATTGCTATGCCGCAGCTTATGGAGCGCCCCATCCCGACTGA
- a CDS encoding FecR family protein, translated as MERPIPTDSAVAAEPTPDVIERAAEWMSHLESGDADDMDIAAFEQWKAAHPSHAVAIERMGGLEDRLRNGSPASQEALRRLYLGPRKRMGGAVLIVALLAGAGWFASRLPEVQLYFADERTIAGEMRDISLPDGSRIVLASESAADFDMTKGRGLVRLLRGELLAEVAKGQARVFLVETEDGMAEVLGTAFTVRKENHSTAVAVISSQVRACPAPPDPAKCIILSPGERARIADGAVTRLSNVDPGNVAAWAEGWLPAEETPLAHVLDELNRWRKDPIRFDRQDLADIRVSGIFPLRDTDSALANLARSQPITIDRHDPVSPLVRRNPN; from the coding sequence ATGGAGCGCCCCATCCCGACTGATTCCGCCGTGGCCGCTGAGCCGACACCGGACGTCATCGAACGCGCGGCGGAATGGATGTCCCATCTCGAATCCGGGGATGCGGACGATATGGATATTGCGGCTTTCGAGCAGTGGAAGGCTGCCCACCCCTCTCACGCGGTCGCGATCGAGCGCATGGGCGGTCTGGAAGACCGGCTTCGCAACGGATCGCCTGCATCGCAAGAGGCCCTGCGGCGCCTCTATCTCGGGCCGCGCAAGCGCATGGGCGGCGCAGTGCTCATCGTCGCGCTGCTTGCCGGCGCGGGCTGGTTCGCGTCGCGCTTGCCGGAAGTTCAGCTTTATTTCGCCGATGAGCGCACCATCGCAGGCGAGATGCGCGATATTTCGCTTCCCGACGGCAGCCGGATCGTTCTCGCAAGCGAAAGCGCGGCGGATTTCGATATGACGAAGGGACGCGGGCTGGTGCGCCTGCTGCGCGGCGAACTGCTGGCGGAAGTCGCCAAGGGTCAGGCAAGGGTGTTCCTGGTCGAGACGGAGGACGGAATGGCCGAGGTGCTGGGGACGGCTTTCACGGTGCGCAAGGAGAATCATTCGACGGCGGTCGCGGTCATCAGCTCGCAGGTGCGCGCCTGCCCTGCTCCACCCGATCCGGCAAAATGCATCATTCTCTCTCCGGGCGAGCGGGCGCGCATTGCCGACGGTGCCGTCACGCGCCTTTCCAATGTCGATCCCGGCAATGTGGCGGCCTGGGCCGAAGGCTGGCTGCCAGCCGAAGAAACGCCGCTGGCGCATGTTCTCGACGAGCTGAACCGCTGGCGCAAGGACCCGATCCGCTTCGATCGTCAGGATCTCGCGGATATTCGCGTGTCGGGCATCTTCCCGCTTCGGGACACCGACAGCGCGCTGGCCAATCTGGCGCGTTCCCAGCCGATCACGATCGACCGCCACGATCCGGTTTCTCCTTTGGTGCGGCGAAATCCGAATTAA
- a CDS encoding TonB-dependent siderophore receptor, whose product MSMTAMVTVSAPALAQSASARQSYNIPAGSLGSALNQFGRAAGVAISYDAAIVTGKTTRGVRGSYSPAQALEILLRGTSLRATPDGAGGFVISAAPPAARRDSNPRRASGTRPVAAPPGETDDIIVTGAKFQNSLVNRLPIKPRELPFSLNVIDKSVMEERGFINPLDVLETLPNVARIQTQLLPTGGSYFVRGLYASVLTNNRPENDSRGAGRRDMSHIERFEVVKGPASILLGPVIPGGVINQVTKSPQEEDFVDLTARGGSYGTYRLEADANTGSLLGSDILSGRITLAYEDQRSPQDPVKTETFSVRPVLEANFSDRTRMQTSVAYTKRNSVPSSLVPANSDGSMPDVFDAGTFLGVPAKQVGEDVYVDAELQHEFLDDLKLVMRGSYQNSTFDYRNSQGGENYVAGRGFGPGDTMAYTYYSHGSRDTQVLYGDVQLVGGFNAFGQRQDWVIGASAQRTKFDSLWAFGGLLGAVDINDIDAAVYGVPDFSTPLSPFSVRKDRLYSVYAETNIRPVDRLTFVAGLRYDDYKVTNRVTGVSTPTDDVTFRIGASYELIDNLNAYVSYADSFIPQNGTTRSGDPIKPESATNYEIGLKGGLWDNRLTLTAAVFSLTRRNVATADPNNIPGQPAYVVATGEQKHEGFEIGASLAVTPALKLDLAYGYVDAEVTKVINANSGQGVGDPVQLVPKHTFSAFGTYTVQTGSLAGLRLGLGARGISKRPAPRFGLEYEGYTLVDALVSYPVSERISLQLNVLNLLGEKYRENIGYDNGTTGTGHKFGNPRTAYVTARARF is encoded by the coding sequence ATGAGCATGACGGCGATGGTGACGGTGTCCGCCCCTGCGCTGGCCCAATCGGCATCCGCCAGGCAAAGCTACAATATTCCAGCCGGATCGCTGGGGAGCGCGCTCAATCAATTCGGCCGCGCCGCCGGAGTGGCCATTTCCTACGACGCGGCCATCGTGACCGGCAAGACGACGCGCGGTGTGCGCGGATCGTATAGCCCGGCCCAGGCCCTTGAGATATTGCTGCGGGGCACTTCCCTGCGCGCAACGCCGGATGGCGCTGGCGGGTTCGTGATCTCGGCGGCTCCCCCAGCCGCAAGGCGCGACAGCAACCCTCGCCGCGCTTCGGGCACGCGGCCAGTGGCAGCCCCGCCCGGCGAGACGGATGACATCATCGTCACCGGCGCCAAGTTCCAGAACTCGCTGGTGAACCGGCTGCCGATCAAGCCAAGGGAGTTGCCGTTCTCGCTGAACGTCATCGACAAGTCCGTGATGGAGGAACGGGGCTTCATCAATCCGCTGGACGTTCTGGAAACCCTGCCCAACGTCGCCCGCATACAGACCCAACTGCTCCCGACCGGCGGGTCATACTTTGTTCGGGGCCTTTATGCCTCGGTGCTGACGAACAATCGGCCCGAGAACGACAGCCGCGGCGCGGGCCGACGAGATATGTCCCACATCGAGCGGTTCGAAGTCGTCAAGGGTCCTGCATCGATTCTTCTCGGCCCCGTCATTCCGGGCGGTGTGATCAATCAGGTCACGAAATCCCCACAGGAGGAGGACTTTGTCGATCTAACCGCGCGCGGCGGCAGCTATGGCACCTATCGTCTCGAGGCCGACGCGAATACGGGTTCGCTGTTGGGCTCGGACATCCTCAGCGGCAGGATCACTCTCGCTTATGAGGACCAGCGCAGCCCGCAAGACCCCGTGAAGACCGAGACTTTCTCCGTGCGGCCGGTCCTTGAGGCCAATTTCAGCGACCGGACCCGGATGCAGACGTCCGTGGCCTATACGAAGCGAAACAGCGTTCCCAGTTCGCTGGTTCCTGCGAACTCCGATGGGTCCATGCCCGACGTCTTCGATGCCGGGACCTTTCTGGGCGTTCCGGCGAAACAGGTCGGCGAAGACGTCTATGTGGACGCCGAACTGCAGCACGAATTTCTGGACGATCTGAAGCTCGTCATGCGCGGCAGCTACCAGAATTCGACTTTCGACTATCGGAACAGCCAGGGTGGCGAAAACTATGTAGCCGGCCGCGGCTTCGGGCCGGGCGATACGATGGCTTACACCTACTATTCCCATGGCTCCCGGGATACGCAGGTTCTCTATGGCGACGTTCAGCTCGTGGGCGGGTTCAACGCTTTCGGGCAGCGTCAGGACTGGGTGATCGGAGCCTCCGCGCAACGGACCAAGTTCGACAGCCTGTGGGCTTTCGGCGGACTCCTTGGGGCGGTCGACATCAATGACATCGATGCCGCGGTTTACGGCGTTCCCGACTTCAGCACGCCCCTGTCGCCTTTTTCCGTTCGCAAGGATCGTCTCTACTCGGTCTATGCCGAGACGAACATCCGGCCGGTCGACCGGCTGACGTTCGTGGCCGGGCTGCGATATGACGACTATAAGGTCACCAACCGGGTGACGGGCGTGTCGACGCCAACAGACGACGTCACGTTCCGCATCGGGGCAAGCTATGAATTGATCGACAACCTCAATGCCTATGTCAGCTATGCGGACAGCTTCATCCCGCAGAATGGAACGACGCGAAGCGGCGATCCGATCAAGCCCGAAAGTGCTACGAACTACGAGATCGGCCTCAAGGGCGGGCTATGGGACAACAGGCTGACGCTTACGGCCGCCGTATTCTCCCTGACCCGCCGGAACGTCGCGACGGCCGATCCGAACAATATTCCCGGGCAGCCAGCCTATGTCGTCGCCACGGGCGAGCAGAAACACGAGGGCTTCGAGATCGGCGCCAGCCTGGCGGTGACGCCCGCCCTGAAGCTGGACCTGGCTTATGGTTATGTCGACGCCGAAGTGACCAAGGTCATCAATGCAAATTCCGGGCAAGGCGTGGGCGATCCGGTGCAGTTGGTGCCTAAGCATACGTTCAGCGCCTTCGGCACCTACACCGTGCAGACAGGCTCGCTTGCAGGCCTGCGCCTCGGGTTGGGCGCGCGCGGTATATCCAAACGTCCCGCCCCGCGGTTCGGCCTGGAATACGAGGGATACACGCTGGTCGATGCCCTGGTGTCATATCCGGTCTCGGAACGGATCAGCCTGCAGTTGAACGTGCTTAACCTTCTCGGCGAGAAATACCGGGAGAACATAGGTTACGACAACGGCACGACCGGCACCGGCCACAAATTCGGCAATCCGCGAACCGCTTATGTCACGGCACGGGCGCGCTTCTAG
- a CDS encoding tetratricopeptide repeat-containing sulfotransferase family protein, producing the protein MGLARILSRNHQRAEAIACLERAVGCEPRNAVIHVLLGRMLTQDGRLEEAKGQFEIALDLDDQADGAAVGLGGVYEDLGERGAAAEVYRRLVQARPFHAEGLAGLLGVAEGDVLEAAFSIARDGLRAAPDADAALIGYALGKALAGLGRHDEAFAAWSAANAARRRAAGPFDRDGLDARIDRLVEIFSRDFFAARRGWGDPSERPVFIVGLPRSGTTLTEQILAGHPAVHGAGELDLLTDMATGTPDRLGRSDPSWPETALELEARHVAAIASDHLGRLDRMASGTASRVIDKQPLNFWHLGLVALAVPNARIINCIRDIRDCGLSIFSENFTPEQRWATDLGDIASYWRGYTRLMDHWRSATDLRILDVRYEDLVANLEGQSRRLLDFLGLNWEPSVLRFHEQDRAVQTPSRWQVRRPLYNSSSGRWRAYERHIGPLIAAAPNDHG; encoded by the coding sequence GTGGGGCTCGCGCGCATCCTCAGCCGCAACCATCAACGCGCCGAAGCCATCGCCTGCCTGGAACGCGCCGTTGGCTGCGAACCGAGGAATGCGGTCATCCATGTCCTGTTGGGGCGAATGCTTACGCAGGACGGCAGGCTCGAGGAGGCGAAGGGGCAGTTTGAAATCGCGCTTGACCTCGACGACCAGGCGGACGGCGCGGCTGTCGGGCTCGGCGGCGTCTATGAGGATCTGGGCGAGCGCGGCGCGGCGGCGGAAGTCTATCGCCGGCTCGTGCAAGCGAGGCCGTTCCACGCCGAAGGGCTCGCCGGTCTTCTGGGCGTTGCCGAGGGCGATGTGCTCGAAGCGGCCTTTTCTATCGCACGGGACGGTTTGCGGGCCGCGCCCGATGCGGATGCGGCACTCATCGGCTATGCGCTGGGCAAGGCATTGGCAGGACTTGGCCGGCACGACGAGGCCTTCGCCGCCTGGTCCGCCGCCAACGCCGCACGCCGACGAGCGGCCGGGCCGTTCGACCGCGACGGACTGGATGCGCGGATCGACAGGCTCGTCGAAATCTTCTCGCGGGATTTCTTCGCAGCGCGCCGTGGCTGGGGCGATCCGTCCGAACGTCCCGTGTTCATCGTCGGCCTTCCCCGCTCCGGCACGACCCTCACCGAGCAGATCCTTGCGGGGCATCCGGCGGTCCACGGCGCGGGCGAACTGGATCTGCTCACCGACATGGCGACCGGCACGCCGGATCGCCTGGGCCGGTCCGATCCGTCCTGGCCGGAAACGGCGCTGGAACTGGAAGCCCGCCATGTCGCCGCCATCGCGAGCGACCATCTTGGCCGTCTGGACCGCATGGCTTCTGGAACCGCCAGCCGGGTGATCGACAAGCAGCCGCTCAATTTCTGGCACCTCGGCCTCGTCGCGCTGGCGGTGCCGAATGCGCGCATCATCAATTGCATCCGCGACATACGCGATTGCGGCCTGTCCATTTTCTCGGAGAACTTCACGCCCGAGCAGCGCTGGGCGACCGACCTTGGCGACATCGCCAGTTACTGGCGCGGCTACACTCGCTTGATGGATCACTGGCGCTCCGCCACCGATCTGCGGATTCTGGACGTGCGCTACGAGGATCTGGTCGCCAACCTCGAGGGCCAGTCCCGGCGGCTGCTCGATTTCCTGGGACTGAACTGGGAGCCATCCGTGCTGCGCTTCCACGAACAGGATCGCGCCGTGCAGACGCCAAGCCGCTGGCAGGTCCGCCGGCCGCTCTACAACTCGTCCAGCGGTCGCTGGCGCGCCTATGAGCGGCATATCGGCCCGTTGATCGCGGCCGCACCCAACGATCATGGCTAG
- a CDS encoding PepSY-associated TM helix domain-containing protein: protein MSAPANPDDPGGLRLALNWFHTWFGLFVGGLLFVIFWTGTLAVFDREIDRWMMPATRLVEAPAITPDALVPIARELAPDARSWTIILPDERTPVAQILAERVNGPPVSRYIDPATLRALPDQGTYGGTRFFYPYHYRLNSGTLAMVLCALAAVVMVALCISGVIIHRRIFMDFFTLRIVRKPQRTTLDLHNISGVLALPFHLMIAFTGVAIFTYTYLPSAQMVVFASDPAAASGGWFNRAAANAAGGPLVSLDAVRDMAAERWGGDRPEVFRVIHPGDANAYVEVQRPSGRTISYRSGTRAWFDGASGEFLAATPYTGTTAAYEFLFGIHAVQFDHWALRWLYFLSGLAGCALIATGLLFWVQSRRKRHEKLGLRGVRLTEAAAVGITTGLLIATLAFLIANRLLPAGIEDRAAAEVRIFHAAWIAAVFHAFLRGRAAWGEQAWAIAAGSAGAVLLNAVTTGHALPVAAARGLWHTAGVDLVLLAAAVIAACAAIRLGRVTGGRKPVLQAAG, encoded by the coding sequence GTGAGCGCGCCTGCAAATCCCGACGATCCAGGTGGGCTGCGGCTGGCGCTCAACTGGTTTCACACCTGGTTCGGGCTGTTCGTCGGCGGGCTGCTGTTCGTGATCTTCTGGACCGGCACGCTGGCCGTGTTCGACCGGGAAATCGACCGCTGGATGATGCCGGCAACCCGTCTCGTCGAGGCGCCGGCCATAACCCCGGATGCGCTTGTTCCCATCGCGCGCGAGCTGGCGCCCGATGCGCGAAGCTGGACGATCATCCTGCCCGACGAACGAACCCCGGTCGCGCAAATCCTGGCGGAGCGCGTCAATGGCCCGCCGGTCAGCCGTTACATAGACCCGGCGACGCTGCGCGCGCTGCCCGATCAGGGCACCTATGGGGGAACCCGCTTCTTCTATCCCTATCACTACCGGCTCAACAGCGGCACGCTGGCCATGGTGCTCTGCGCGCTGGCGGCCGTGGTGATGGTGGCGCTGTGCATTTCGGGCGTCATCATCCACCGCAGGATTTTCATGGATTTCTTCACGCTGCGTATCGTGCGCAAGCCGCAGCGCACCACGCTGGACCTGCACAATATTTCCGGCGTGCTCGCCTTGCCTTTCCACCTGATGATCGCATTCACCGGCGTTGCCATCTTTACCTACACCTATCTGCCGAGCGCGCAGATGGTGGTCTTCGCCAGCGATCCCGCCGCGGCGAGCGGCGGCTGGTTCAATCGTGCGGCGGCGAATGCGGCGGGCGGGCCGCTCGTGTCGCTGGATGCGGTGCGCGACATGGCGGCGGAGCGATGGGGCGGGGACCGGCCGGAGGTCTTTCGCGTGATACATCCCGGCGATGCCAATGCCTATGTCGAGGTGCAGCGGCCGAGCGGGCGAACCATCTCCTATCGCAGCGGCACGCGAGCCTGGTTCGATGGCGCCAGCGGAGAATTTCTCGCCGCCACGCCTTACACCGGCACTACAGCGGCTTATGAATTCCTGTTCGGGATTCATGCCGTCCAGTTCGACCATTGGGCGCTGCGCTGGCTCTATTTCCTGTCGGGCCTCGCCGGCTGCGCGCTGATCGCCACGGGCTTGTTGTTCTGGGTCCAGTCGCGGCGGAAACGGCACGAGAAGCTGGGCCTGCGCGGAGTGAGGCTCACCGAAGCGGCGGCGGTGGGCATAACCACGGGCCTGCTGATCGCCACGCTTGCCTTCCTCATCGCCAACCGCCTGCTGCCAGCGGGCATCGAGGACCGTGCGGCGGCGGAGGTGCGGATTTTCCATGCCGCGTGGATCGCCGCCGTTTTCCACGCATTCCTGCGTGGCCGCGCCGCCTGGGGCGAACAGGCATGGGCCATCGCGGCGGGAAGCGCCGGGGCCGTGCTGCTCAACGCCGTCACCACCGGCCATGCGTTGCCGGTCGCGGCCGCGAGAGGCCTCTGGCACACGGCGGGGGTCGATCTCGTTCTGCTGGCTGCCGCCGTGATCGCGGCTTGTGCCGCAATCAGGCTCGGCCGAGTTACCGGCGGGCGCAAGCCTGTGCTCCAGGCGGCAGGGTGA
- a CDS encoding DUF3325 domain-containing protein — protein sequence MKDALLLIATCAIATVGFAMMAFSQKQHWPLLQGPDAARPPEWLRLSGALLLMLAAIPAVLRDGLAFGLLLWSGMLTVSGVLVIVCLARLHGRAHDQSTR from the coding sequence ATGAAGGATGCGCTGCTGCTCATCGCCACCTGCGCCATTGCCACAGTCGGTTTCGCGATGATGGCTTTCAGCCAGAAGCAGCACTGGCCGTTGCTGCAAGGTCCCGATGCCGCACGCCCGCCGGAATGGCTTCGGCTGTCCGGCGCGCTGCTTTTGATGCTTGCCGCGATCCCCGCGGTGTTACGGGACGGCCTGGCTTTCGGGCTGCTGCTCTGGAGCGGAATGCTCACCGTTTCGGGAGTGCTGGTGATCGTTTGCCTGGCAAGGCTTCACGGCCGCGCCCATGACCAGTCGACCCGATAG